Proteins from one Acropora muricata isolate sample 2 chromosome 9, ASM3666990v1, whole genome shotgun sequence genomic window:
- the LOC136928108 gene encoding uncharacterized protein isoform X1, whose amino-acid sequence MDCYQCFWSPQQLLVFESVIWLSLDSLRKVTNGKEESLHKVVKQLFKKAYCGGKDPWLALLDHRHTPTEGVDASPAQRLMRRRIRTPAPTLTLYSVLKSFKILHRSCCGKGKKAKFYLDRQAKQLPQLEIGQEVRMGTIDYAEFSRRNMVPASRSCKTDHTSHNQVTAQ is encoded by the exons ATGG ATTGTTATCAATGCTTCTGGAGCCCACAGCAATTACTG gTCTTCGAAAGTGTTATTTGGCTTAGTCTGGATTCCCTTCGAAAAGTG ACCAATGGAAAAGAAGAATCCTTACACAAGGTTGTGAAGCAGTTGTTCAAGAAAGCCTACTGCGGTGGGAAAGACCCTTGGTTAGCCCTGTTAGATCACAGACACACACCGACAGAAGGTGTAGATGCAAGCCCAGCCCAGAGACTCATGCGCCGCAGAATCCGTACTCCGGCACCCACACTGACACTCTACTCCGTCCTCAAGTCGTTCAAAATTCTGCATAGAAGCTGTtgcggaaaaggaaaaaaagccaAGTTTTACCTTGATCGTCAAGCAAAGCAGTTACCACAACTTGAAATTGGACAAGAAGTCAGAATGGGTACCATCGATTACGCAGAGTTCAGTCGTAGAAACATGGTACCTGCATCGAGAAGCTGTAAGACAGATCATACGTCACACAATCAGGTGACAGCACAGTGA
- the LOC136928108 gene encoding uncharacterized protein isoform X2: protein MDCYQCFWSPQQLLTNGKEESLHKVVKQLFKKAYCGGKDPWLALLDHRHTPTEGVDASPAQRLMRRRIRTPAPTLTLYSVLKSFKILHRSCCGKGKKAKFYLDRQAKQLPQLEIGQEVRMGTIDYAEFSRRNMVPASRSCKTDHTSHNQVTAQ, encoded by the exons ATGG ATTGTTATCAATGCTTCTGGAGCCCACAGCAATTACTG ACCAATGGAAAAGAAGAATCCTTACACAAGGTTGTGAAGCAGTTGTTCAAGAAAGCCTACTGCGGTGGGAAAGACCCTTGGTTAGCCCTGTTAGATCACAGACACACACCGACAGAAGGTGTAGATGCAAGCCCAGCCCAGAGACTCATGCGCCGCAGAATCCGTACTCCGGCACCCACACTGACACTCTACTCCGTCCTCAAGTCGTTCAAAATTCTGCATAGAAGCTGTtgcggaaaaggaaaaaaagccaAGTTTTACCTTGATCGTCAAGCAAAGCAGTTACCACAACTTGAAATTGGACAAGAAGTCAGAATGGGTACCATCGATTACGCAGAGTTCAGTCGTAGAAACATGGTACCTGCATCGAGAAGCTGTAAGACAGATCATACGTCACACAATCAGGTGACAGCACAGTGA
- the LOC136928092 gene encoding uncharacterized protein has translation MAEYTEEQLNFFRVCFITTNELTDGLRTIFKQQWDNRYKTTIGEWKDDAKNGQDFKNGESPGKQKRNKKLLTTMINGNRAEWDCTMLFYAILFSDRIGCNLDAVVQSNVDDLREFRNEVFAHLPQGQMSRPKFQTEIAKVQGAFQALGLSTAKIQEIRNQVNFPCRHLNQCLEEIKVLNDQLLNEIKPFCKLPPKPSHDVAARNDEVAKITQELKQLKENNESQLSFLYISGNPGSGKSQLAGLVAEQIFKESTDAFVMTLNAANLERLLDSYVSFARHLKCSEYAIINTLNDKDLTTEEKIAYIKSLAGTKVELYDSWLLLVDNVVSIPEMHAHLPDTGNSHWSKGQLLITSHDTTSIPPDNIFIKQMSVGKGMAPSDATSLLAAISGIADDETAKKVAHALDYQPLALASAATFVKLLCHSKPSSNLGWRDFLEKLDKGQLKNTETFLLNTNASYPYSMTTAIALAVEKSMLSNIVLKHAFNIIALCAPQPLNLDIVTNYIQKVEENSDMNTEGEFNDKDVIDLRIRKSSLLLLEEDNGESYVRIHQVVRDVIRRLIKPHWETQSFEVVHVSILALNQFIVDRETDYYTGNSFRLVVPHLRLLSEQVADIFNEDDSSKAIKNKIFNLKDYPDYFCHFAQICCVHFDLKAAKRFASLALKLISRDSMLDLSYAANAHALMGQILFKMGTFEEGKRHFKRSLALKLQLLGPQHPDVASSYNNLAAVLSDQGDLKQAKEYHERALAIRQPILGPQHPDVAGSYNNLAAVLSDQGDLKQAKEYHERALDIRQQTLGPQHPNVASSYNNLGNILRDQGDLKQAKEYHERALAIMEQTLGPQHPDVASSYNNLANVLSDQGDLKQAKEYYERALAIGQQTLGPQHPDVANSYNNLAAVLSDQGDLKQAKEYYERALAIRQQTLGPQHPNVARSYSNLATVLRRQGDLKQAKEYHERALAIMEQTLGPQHPDVGSSYNNLATVLSDQGDLKQANEYHERALAIMEQTLGPQHPNVASSYNNLANVLSDQGDLKQAKECHERALAIRQQTLGPQHPNVASSYNNLATVLRRQGDLKQAKECYERTLAIRQQTLGPQHPDVASSYNNLATVLRDQGDLKQAKEYHEGALAIMEQTLGPQHPDVASSYNNLAAVLSDQGDLKQAKEYHERALAIRQQTLGPQHPNVASSYHNLANVLRGQGDLKQAKEYYERALAIRQESLGPQHADVASSYNYLANVLSDQGDLKQAKEYHERALAIMEQTLGPQHPDVASSYNNLANVLSDQGDLKQAKEYHERALAIMEQTLGPQHPDVASSYNNLATVLSDQGDLKQAKEYHERALAIRQQTLGPQHPNVASSYNNLANVLSDQGDLKQAKEYHERALAIMQQTLGPQHPDVASSYNNLATVLSDQGDLKQAKEYHERALAIMEQTLGPQHPNVASSYNNLANVLSDQGDLKQAKEYHEGALAIMEQTLGPQHPNVASSYNYLANVLSDQGDLKQAKEYHERALAIMEQTLGPQHPDVASSYNNLANVLSDQGDLKQAKEYHERALAIMEQTLGPQHPDVASSYNNLATVLSDQGDLKQAKEYHERALAIRQQTLGPQHPNVASSYNNLANVLSDQGDLKQAKEYHERALAIMQQTLGPQHPDVASSYNNLATVLSDQGDLKQAKEYHERALAIMEQTLGPQHPNVASSYNNFANVLRGQGDLKQAKEYHERALAIRQHTLGPQHPDVASSYNNLANVLRDQGDLKQAKEYHERALAIMEQTLGPQHADVASSYNNLAAVLRDQGDLKQAKEYHERALAIRQQTLGPQHPDVAQSYNRFIDLRRLPRCTFL, from the exons ATGGCTGAATATACAGAGGAGCAACTCAACTTCTTCAGGGTTTGTTTCATTACCACTAACGAGTTAACGGACGGTCTGAGAACAATCTTCAAACAGCAATGGGACAACCGCTACAAAACTACAATTGGAGAATGGAAAGATGACGCCAAAAAcggacaagacttcaaaaacggGGAATCCCCAGGAaagcagaaaagaaataaaaaactattAACAACAATGATCAATGGAAATAGAGCCGAATGGGATTGCACAATGCTGTTTTATGCTATCCTGTTTTCCGATCGTATTGGGTGTAATCTGGATGCAGTAGTGCAGTCAAACGTAGATGATCTCAGAGAATTCCGTAACGAAGTCTTTGCTCATTTGCCTCAAGGCCAGATGTCTAGGCCAAAGTTTCAAACAGAAATCGCCAAAGTCCAGGGTGCGTTTCAAGCTCTTGGCCTGTCCACTGCAAAGATCCAAGAAATCAGGAATCAAGTAAATTTTCCCTGCAGGCATTTGAATCAGTGCTTAGAAGAAATCAAAGTCCTTAATGATCAATTGCTGAATGAGATCAAGCCCTTTTGCAAGCTTCCGCCCAAGCCTTCGCACGATGTTGCCGCGCGAAATGATGAGGTGGCTAAGATAACTCAAGAGTTAAAACAACTAAAAGAGAACAACGAGAGTCAACTAAGCTTCCTCTACATCTCAGGAAATCCTGGAAGTGGCAAATCTCAGTTGGCTGGCCTAGTAGCAGAGCAAATTTTCAAGGAAAGCACAGATGCATTTGTGATGACTTTGAATGCTGCAAACCTTGAAAGGCTTCTAGATTCATATGTCTCTTTTGCTCGACATCTCAAGTGTTCAGAGTATGCAATTATTAATACTCTGAATGACAAAGACCTGACGACAGAGGAGAAGATCGCTTACATAAAGTCTTTAGCTGGTACCAAAGTGGAGCTTTACGATTCGTGGCTGCTGTTAGTTGACAATGTCGTCAGCATACCTGAGATGCATGCTCATCTGCCAGACACAGGAAACAGCCACTGGAGTAAAGGTCAATTGCTGATCACTTCTCACGACACCACTTCTATCCCTCCAGATAAcattttcataaaacaaatgtCTGTAGGCAAAGGCATGGCGCCATCTGACGCCACCTCCTTATTGGCTGCCATCTCCGGTATCGCTGACGATGAGACAGCGAAAAAAGTTGCACATGCATTAGATTATCAACCTCTTGCCTTAGCAAGCGCCGCTACGTTTGTAAAACTACTTTGCCACAGTAAACCATCATCGAATTTGGGCTGGAGAGACTTTCTCGAGAAACTTGACAAAGGCCAACTTAAAAACACTGAGACTTTCCTTTTAAACACAAATGCAAGTTATCCATATTCTATGACCACTGCGATTGCATTAGCCGTGGAAAAGTCGATGTTATCCAACATAGTTCTAAAACACGCATTTAATATTATTGCTCTTTGTGCGCCACAACCATTAAACCTTGACATTGTAACCAACTACATTCAGAAGGTCGAGGAGAATAGCGATATGAACACAGAAGGCGAATTTAACGACAAAGATGTCATTGATTTAAGGATTCGAAAGAGCTCGCTCCTGTTACTTGAAGAAGACAACGGCGAAAGCTATGTTCGCATACATCAAGTTGTAAGAGATGTCATCCGACGTCTTATTAAGCCGCATTGGGAGACGCAAAGTTTTGAAGTAGTTCATGTGTCCATTTTGGCTTTGAATCAATTTATAGTAGACAGGGAAACTGACTATTATACTGGTAACAGCTTTAGGTTAGTAGTTCCTCATTTGAGATTACTTTCAGAGCAAGTTGCAGATATTTTCAATGAAGATGACTCATCTAAGGCCATCAAAAACAAGATTTTTAACTTGAAAGATTATCCAGactatttttgccattttgcccAGATTTGTTGTGTACATTTCGACCTGAAAGCAGCAAAACGTTTTGCAAGTTTAGCTCTAAAGTTAATTTCCCGCGATAGTATGCTTGATCTCTCGTACGCAGCAAACGCCCATGCTCTCATGGGCCAAATACTTTTCAAGATGGGAACGTTTGAAGagggaaaacgtcacttcaaacGCTCTCTCGCTCTTAAGCTTCAACTGTtagggcctcaacatcctgatgtcgcaagttcttataacaacttagctgctgtacttagtgatcaaggtgacctgaagcaagcaaaggaatatcatgagcgtgctcttgctattaggcaaccaATTTTGGgacctcaacatcctgatgtcgcaggttcttataacaacttagctgctgtacttagtgatcaaggtgacctgaagcaagcaaaggagtatcatgaacGTGCTCTTgatattaggcaacaaactttggggcctcaacatccaaatgtcgcaagttcttataacaacttaggtaatatacttcgtgatcaaggtgacctgaagcaagcaaaggagtatcatgagcgtgctcttgctattatggaacaaactttggggcctcaacatcctgatgtcgcaagttcttataacaacttagctaatgtacttagtgatcaaggtgacctgaagcaagcaaaggagtattatgagcgtgctcttgctattgggcaacaaactttggggcctcaacatcctgatgtcgcaaattcttataacaacttagctgctgtacttagtgatcaaggtgacctgaagcaagcaaaggagtattatgagcgtgctcttgctattaggcaacaaactttggggcctcaacatcctaaTGTCGCACGTTCTTAtagcaacttagctactgtacttcgtcgtcaaggtgacctgaagcaagcaaaggagtatcatgaacgtgctcttgctattatggaacaaactttggggcctcaacatcctgatgtcggaagttcttataacaacttagctactgtacttagtgatcaaggtgacctgaagcaagcaaacgagtatCATgaacgtgctcttgctattatggaacaaactttggggcctcaacatccaaatgtcgcaagttcttataacaacttagctaatgtacttagtgatcaaggtgacctgaagcaagcaaaggagtgtcatgagcgtgctcttgctattaggcaacaaactttggggcctcaacatcctaatgtcgcaagttcttataacaacttagctactgtacttcgtcgtcaaggtgacctgaagcaagcaaaggagtgtTATGAGCGtactcttgctattaggcaacaaactttggggcctcaacatcctgatgtcgcaagttcttataacaacttagctactgtacttcgtgatcaaggtgacctgaagcaagcaaaggagtatcatgagggtgctcttgctattatggaacaaactttggggcctcaacatcctgatgtcgcaagttcttataacaacttagctgctgtacttagtgatcaaggtgacctgaagcaagcaaaggagtatcatgaacgtgctcttgctattaggcaacaaactttggggcctcaacatccaaatgtcgcaagttcttatcacaacttagctaatgtacttcgtggtcaaggtgacctgaagcaagcaaaggagtattatgagcgtgctcttgctattaggcaagaaagtttggggcctcaacatgctgatgtcgcaagttcttataactacttagctaatgtacttagtgatcaaggtgacctgaagcaagcaaaggagtatcatgagcgtgctcttgctattatggaacaaactttggggcctcaacatcctgatgtcgcaagttcttataacaacttagctaatgtacttagtgatcaaggtgacctgaagcaagcaaaggagtatcatgagcgtgctcttgctattatggaacaaactttggggcctcaacatcctgatgtcgcaagttcttataacaacttagctactgtacttagtgatcaaggtgacctgaagcaagcaaaggagtatcatgaacgtgctcttgctattaggcaacaaactttggggcctcaacatccaaatgtcgcaagttcttataacaacttagctaatgtacttagtgatcaaggtgacctgaagcaagcaaaggagtatcatgagcgtgctcttgctattatgcaacaaactttggggcctcaacatcctgatgtcgcaagttcttataacaacttagctactgtacttagtgatcaaggtgacctgaagcaagcaaaggagtatcatgagcgtgctcttgctattatggaacaaactttggggcctcaacatcctaatgtcgcaagttcttataacaacttagctaatgtacttagtgatcaaggtgacctgaagcaagcaaaggagtatcatgagggtgctcttgctattatggaacaaactttggggcctcaacatcctaatgtcgcaagttcttataactacttagctaatgtacttagtgatcaaggtgacctgaagcaagcaaaggagtatcatgagcgtgctcttgctattatggaacaaactttggggcctcaacatcctgatgtcgcaagttcttataacaacttagctaatgtacttagtgatcaaggtgacctgaagcaagcaaaggagtatcatgagcgtgctcttgctattatggaacaaactttggggcctcaacatcctgatgtcgcaagttcttataacaacttagctactgtacttagtgatcaaggtgacctgaagcaagcaaaggagtatcatgaacgtgctcttgctattaggcaacaaactttggggcctcaacatccaaatgtcgcaagttcttataacaacttagctaatgtacttagtgatcaaggtgacctgaagcaagcaaaggagtatcatgagcgtgctcttgctattatgcaacaaactttggggcctcaacatcctgatgtcgcaagttcttataacaacttagctactgtacttagtgatcaaggtgacctgaagcaagcaaaggagtatcatgagcgtgctcttgctattatggaacaaactttggggcctcaacatcctaatgtcgcaagttcttataacaacttcgCTAATGTACTTCgtggtcaaggtgacctgaagcaagcaaaggagtatcatgagcgtgctcttgctattaggcaacacactttggggcctcaacatcctgatgtcgcaagttcttataacaacttagctaatgtacttcgtgatcaaggtgacctgaagcaagcaaaggagtatcatgagcgtgctcttgctattatggaacaaactttggggcctcaacatgcTGATGttgcaagttcttataacaacttagctgctgtacttcgtgatcaaggtgacctgaagcaagcaaaggagtatcatgagcgtgctcttgctattaggcaacaaactttggggcctcaacatcctgatgtcgcacaGTCGTATAACAG GTTTATCGATTTACGAAGATTACCAAGATGTACTTTTCTGTAA